The Coffea arabica cultivar ET-39 chromosome 9e, Coffea Arabica ET-39 HiFi, whole genome shotgun sequence genome has a window encoding:
- the LOC113710391 gene encoding protein MEI2-like 5, producing the protein MSASDDMGTSVRKIFSGSSGYHASTDAALFSSSLPVLPRQKLNVKDADQTCQSIDDVSASLKKFHPHVGGNDVLEIDQNHAIGSLLPDDEDELLAGIVDGFDLGGLSHHVDDAEDFDFFGSGGGLELESDSLESLSMGISNASLSDGSPSNGVAHFGLSNGVGIVFGEHPLGEHPSRTLFVRNINSNVEDSELRSLFEQYGDIRTLYTACKHRGFVMISYYDIRAARTAMRALQNRPLRRRKLDIHFSIPKDNPSERDLNQGTLVVFNLDPSVSNDDLRQIFGAYGEVKEIRETPNKRHHKFVEYYDVRAAEAALRSLNRCDIAGKRIKLEPSRPGGSRRNFMFQLSHDPEQDEPQSCCHQAASSIGTSPPGDWPQLGSPLEHSPLQSLGKSPGLTSVSPTMGNNLPGLASILHPQSSNSMRVAPIGKNAVRSSYSEHVWPNRNSNVGAASQQTLSLHKPNSSQYSGTVSSFGDSSSNGSGVETLTGPQFLWGSPKLYPEPTDPLAWRGKSAGHPFTSNGRSHGFSFSNRVSLFGSSYGHHQHHHHHTGSAPSGVPLERHFGFYHEPPETFVKPSFGGVVYGYHDRNLMMNMSGSGTISVSGNMSENGSPSFGMMSSSGFGPMSLGNGYLSGLAATSLEGCSERVRARRVESNGNQMDNKKHFQLDLDKIKSGEDTRTTLMIKNIPNKYTSKMLLAAIDENHRGTYDFLYLPIDFKNKCNVGYAFINMMSPEYILPFYEAFNGKRWEKFNSEKVASLAYARIQGKMALVSHFQNSSLMNEDKRCRPILFHSEGSESVDKVIWEHLPSDCLNIQARPLYGSEPMDSPGNAVDDGRCDKLEQSWQ; encoded by the exons TGAATGTAAAAGATGCCGACCAAACTTGCCAATCAATTGACGATGTCTCCGCCAGCTTGAAGAAATTCCACCCACATGTGGGCGGTAATGATGTACTTGAAATAGACCAGAATCATGCAATTGGAAGCTTGCTTcctgatgatgaagatgaactTTTAGCTGGAATAGTGGATGGCTTTGATCTGGGTGGGTTGTCTCATCATGTGGATGATGCGGAGGACTTCGATTTTTTTGGCAGTGGAGGTGGCTTAGAATTGGAATCAGATTCTTTGGAGAGTTTAAGTATGGGAATTTCTAATGCTAGTCTTTCTGATGGTTCTCCCAGCAATGGAGTGGCTCATTTTGGACTTTCAAATGGTGTGGGAATTGTTTTTGGAGAACATCCACTTGGAGAGCATCCTTCTAGAACATTGTTTGTTCGTAACATCAACAGTAATGTTGAGGACTCAGAGCTCAGAAGTCTCTTTGAG CAATATGGGGATATCAGAACACTTTACACTGCATGCAAGCATAGAGGCTTTGTGATGATATCTTACTATGATATTCGTGCTGCACGAACTGCTATGCGGGCGTTACAAAATAGGCCGCTGCGCAGGAGAAAGCTGGACATCCATTTCTCAATCCCAAAG GATAACCCATCAGAAAGGGATCTTAATCAAGGTACTTTGGTAGTGTTTAATTTGGATCCATCTGTGTCAAATGATGACCTCCGACAGATATTTGGGGCTTATGGTGAGGTCAAAGAG ATTAGGGAAACACCAAACAAGCGACACCATAAGTTTGTAGAATATTATGATGTCAGAGCAGCAGAAGCTGCACTGAGGTCCTTAAATAGGTGTGACATAGCTGGGAAGCGCATAAAGCTTGAGCCTAGCCGTCCTGGAGGATCACGTCGAAA TTTTATGTTCCAACTGAGTCATGATCCTGAACAAGATGAACCTCAAAGCTGTTGTCATCAAGCTGCTTCTTCCATTGGTACTTCGCCCCCAG GTGACTGGCCACAGTTGGGCAGCCCTTTGGAACATAGTCCTCTGCAGAGTCTTGGTAAATCCCCTGGTTTAACGTCTGTCAGTCCAACAATGGGCAACAATTTGCCTGGGTTAGCTTCTATTCTGCATCCTCAATCCTCAAACTCTATGAGGGTTGCACCAATTGGCAAGAATGCTGTGAGGAGCAGTTATTCAGAACATGTATGGCCCAACAGGAATTCAAATGTGGGGGCTGCCTCTCAACAGACTCTTTCCCTTCATAAGCCAAACTCAAGTCAGTATTCTGGTACTGTGTCTTCTTTTGGTGATTCAAGTTCAAATGGCTCAGGTGTTGAAACATTAACTGGACCTCAATTTCTCTGGGGAAGTCCAAAGCTATACCCAGAGCCAACTGATCCCTTGGCTTGGAGAGGGAAATCGGCTGGACATCCTTTCACATCTAATGGCCGTAGCCATGGCTTTTCATTCTCCAACCGTGTGTCACTCTTTGGTTCATCTTATGGCCACCAccagcatcatcatcatcatactGGATCTGCTCCATCTGGTGTCCCTTTAGAAAGGCACTTTGGTTTTTATCATGAACCTCCAGAGACATTTGTCAAACCCAGTTTTGGAGGTGTGGTGTATGGTTATCATGACAGAAATTTGATGATGAATATGAGTGGTAGTGGCACTATTTCAGTTTCAGGAAACATGTCAGAAAATGGCTCTCCTAGTTTTGGCATGATGTCTTCTTCTGGATTTGGTCCTATGAGTTTGGGTAATGGTTATTTGTCTGGATTAGCGGCCACCAGCTTGGAGGGTTGTAGTGAACGTGTACGTGCCAGACGTGTTGAGAGTAATGGGAACCAGATGGACAATAAGAAACACTTTCAGCTAGATTTAGACAAGATTAAAAGTGGTGAAGACACTCGAACAACACTTATGATAAAGAATATTCCAAACAA GTATACCTCAAAGATGTTGCTGGCTGctattgatgaaaatcataggGGTACCTACGACTTCTTGTATTTGCCCATCGATTTCAAG AATAAGTGCAATGTCGGCTATGCATTTATCAACATGATGTCCCCAGAATACATACTCCCATTTTATGAG GCATTCAATGGGAAAAGATGGGAAAAGTTCAACAGTGAGAAAGTAGCATCTTTAGCATATGCTAGGATTCAGGGGAAGATGGCCCTGGTTTCGCATTTCCAGAATTCAAGTTTGATGAATGAAGATAAGCGCTGTAGGCCAATTCTTTTCCATTCAGAAGGCTCTGAATCTGTTGACAAG GTCATTTGGGAACATCTTCCTTCCGATTGTTTGAACATCCAAGCTCGTCCATTATATGGTTCAGAACCTATGGATTCTCCTGGAAATGCAGTGGACGATGGTCGATGTGATAAACTAGAGCAGAGCTGGCAGTAA